CGGGTAAACCAGCCCTCCCGCAGTATTTCAGGAGTTACGGTTTCATCCTCTTCCAGGAGTTTAACCGCCGTCCAGCGGGGCCGGGGATGCTCGGGGTCGGCCCTTTTTATCCGCTCCATCATCGAAGCCAGGAGGTCCTCGATCTCGTTGGGATAGCGTACCAGTTTCTGGGGGACCCGGGGAGGTTTCTCCAGGGATGAGCGCACAGCCCGCATGACCTCCGCGGCGGCGTCCGGACGTGTAGCCGAAACCTCCACGGCGGGATACTGAAGATGGGTGCTCAGATGCCCCACGTCCACATTCAGGCCCTGTTCACTGGCCAGGTCGTGCATGTTCAATACCATCAGGCTCGGGATCCCCATCTCCATGAGCTGGGTGGTCAGGTAGAGGTTCCGCTCCAGGTTGGTGGAATCCAGGATATTCACCGCCAGGTCGTACTCACCGGCAAGCAGAAAGTCCCGGGCCACCCGTTCGTCCTCGGTTTTTGCCGAAAGACCGTAAATACCCGGCAGATCGACAATTCGGAAGCTGTCGTCCCCCTCCCTGCGGTGGCCCTCGACCAGATCCACCGTAACTCCCGGCCAGTTTCCGATCCGCTGGGAACTGCCGGTGAGGGCGTTAAAAAGAGTCGTCTTGCCGCTGTTCGGGTTTCCCACCAGGGCTATCGTATATTTCATTATCTTCCTGTCCCCTTGATTCGGGTTCGTTAATTCTGTTCCTCCGGCGGGTCTTCAGAAGACGAGAGGCTTACGAGTATGTGTCGAACGATACCATGGCCCAGCATGATCTTTGAGGTTTTTACCATAAGCACATGGGGCATCCCCCTGCCGCCGCGGATTACCCGGATCTTCTCGCCGGGGACAACCCCCAGATCGAGCAGACGCTGCCGCATTCCCCTTCCGCCCCGCAGGGATCGTATACGAACCTCTGCTCCGGGAGGAACATCTGCAAGAGAAATGAGCTGATGGTCAGGGTGATTGATACCGGATTCCATAAAATTAGGCCCGCCTATCTTGATTCGGATATGCTATTATCTCTAATCTTGCCATATCTTGTCAATTATCTTTCCCTCCAGTTGATCTTCAGATATACTGAAACTCTCACTTTTATACACGGGAGTATGGAGAAACTTGAGTACCTTTCGTCCGCAGCACACCGTCGATCTGACGGAGCGTAAAACGGAGTCCACAATAAACCTCCAGCGCCGGCGGCTTCTGAGCCTGGACAGCCAGTTAATCGAGCCCGTCACCAGATTTATCCGGGAAGGGCTGGTCATTCTGAATACAGAGCTGCAGATTCTCTTTGCCAACCCCTCATTTATCGCCCTTGCCCAGGCTTCAGGCGAGGAGGAGCTTATCGGAAAGAGGATCGGAGAAGCCATCAACTGCATTAACGCCACCCTCTCTTCCGAAGGTTGCGGCACCTCCAGCGAGTGCTCAGCCTGTATGGTCCTCTCCTCCCTGGTAAACCTGGGGGAACAGCGCCAGGATACCTCCGCAACGGTCTTCAGGAAGGCAAAAGAGGCCCTGCACCTGAAGGTAAGCTCCATCAGGATACACATCCAGGAGGAAGACTACGTCATAAGCGTACTGCGGCCGGTAAACCAGGAGGAGCGCAAGATCTCCCTGGAGAGGATTTTTTATCACGATATCCTGAACTCCGCGGGGGTTTTGAAGGGCCTTATTGAACTCCTGCACGAGAACTATCGTCAGCTTCCCGGCTCGGCGGAAACCGGAGGGAACAGCGAGATGGAGGAACTCTGGAACGCCACAATACTCTCATCGGCCCGTATTGTGGAGGAGATCCAGGCCCAGCGTGACTTTTCGAAGGCCGAACGCAACGAGCTTGCCCTGAACATCTCAGCCATACATACAGCCAGCTTTTTCCGGGAACTGCGGAACTGGTTTACCGCCTACGAACTCTCAGAAGAAGGACAGATCAGGCAGGCCGAAGGTTTTGAGGAACTCGCATTTTCCAGCGATCCGGTCATACTGAGGCGGGTCTTTATAAACCTGATAAAAAACGCCCTGGAGGCGGCCCCCAGGGGATCTGTGGTCGTTATCGATGCCAGGGGGAATCCCGGGGGTGTGACCATAAGCGTCCAGAACCAGGGTGTCATGCCCCGGGAGGTGCAGAGGAGTCTCTTCCGCCAGACCTTCAGTACCAAAGGGTCCGGTCGCGGTTTCGGCAGTTACAGCGTTAAACTGCTTACCGAGCAGTATCTTCAGGGGTCGGTGAGTTTTCTCTCCGATGACGAACACCAGACCATATTCAAGGTTAGACTTCCATGGAAAATCAATTTGTAGTATCCCTGCTGGCCGTACCGGCCCTCTGGAAAATCGGACTCTCCCTGGCCCTGATTCTGGTGGTTCAGAAGTTTTCCCGCTCCCTTCTGGCGGGGGTAATCGCGGGATCGGCCCTGCTGGCCTTCTGGGCGGGACACAGTCCCCAATCTGCCCTGGACATCATGCTGGAGAGTACCTTCACCTTCGACGGCATGATGCTGCTGGCGGTAATCGTGCTGGTTATTCTCCTCTCGAGCCAGATGGCCAACAGCGGCATGATGGCAGAGCTCGTCGCGGCGGTGCAGAAACGCCTCAACCGCCGGGCCTCGGTGGCCCTGCTCCCCGCACTGATCGGGCTTCTGCCCATGCCGGGAGGGGCCCTCTTCTCCGCACCATTAATCGACGACTGCGACCGGGACAAAGCGCTCCCCCCCATGGAAAAAACCCGGGCCAACTACTGGTTCCGCCATATCTGGGAGTTCTGGTGGCCCCTCTACCCGGGAGTGCTTCTGACCATCGAGCTCTCGGGGCTTAAAATCTGGCAGCTCATGGTGGTCATGTTTCCCCTTACCTTGATCTCGGTGCTTTCCGGGTACCTCTTTATCCTGCGCAGGATTCCAAAAGATCATGCCATCCACGTCAGCGAAGAGGGCCACCACGCCGCCGGACAGATTCTTCCCCTCCTGAGTCCGGTACTCATCGTCATAGCCACATATCTTGGCTTTATGCTGCTTCTGCCGGGCACGGAAGTTTTCAGCAAATACCTTCCCATGGTCTGCGGCCTGAGCCTGGCGGTGTTGTTTGTGCAGGTCCGCCGTCCCCTGGACCGGAAAACCTGGAAAACGATGATCCTATCCCGGAGGATCATCTCCATGGTGGCCATTGTGGCGGTAATCCGCATCTACGGAGCCTACATAGAGAGCCCCCTTCCCGACGGCTCCTCCCTGATCGTGCTTCTCCGGAGCGAACTCGCAGCCCAGGGGATTCCCGCAGGACTCCTGATTATCCTGCTGCCCTTTATCGCCGCCCTTACCACCGGCCTTACCATCGGTTTTGTGGGAGCCAGCTTTCCGGTGGTCCTGAGCCTGCTGGGGCCGGAACCGACGGCATTGCAGATAATGCAGATTCTGCCCTTCGCCTACGGAGTCGGATTCATGGGAATGATGCTCTCCCCGGTGCACGTCTGTCTGCTGGTAACAAATAAACACTTCAATACCGGGCTTACCAGCAGTATAAGGGCCCTGATAGCTCCGGTTGCCTTTACGGCCCTGGGCATCATTCTGGTAGGAGGGCTGTGGATGATGGTGTAGGAGGGATGGAATACTAATTCAGCTTCTGTTATATGGTTTGAAAGTCTGATTTAATGAGAAAGCATTTATGATAACATCAGGATTATATGAATCCCTCATCACCCGCATGCTTCAGGAACGTCTGGAAGAGCTTGACGGGTCCTTTTACATAGCAAAACAGTCCGTGGACTCCGCAGAGGCTGCCGGATATTTATCCCGATTTTTATCCCGGATTCTTTTTTTGTCTTTGAATCTCTGCCTGATCATGAAGATCGCCTGCTGACTCAAGTAGATCTTGCCAACGCTTTAGTAAAATGGCTGGCTGAGTATTTAAACAAGGCAGAACTCTCTGAAAATTTACTTGTGTCTCAGGGAGAGATTCTCACAGCTTTGTTTGAAACCCAGAACCCGCTTGCCAAAGATTTGAAAGCATATGTTTCCAGGATTACTCCACAGACCGGCCTGGTTCAAAGCGAGCTGTTTACCGGAAGCAATGCCGGTCTATCCCTTGAATCGGAACTGAAACGTGAAATCCTCTCATCCAATGAAATATGCTGGCTTGTATCCTTTATAAAATGGACAGGGATTCGGATTTTCTCGGATGTGCTTAAAGAGGCTGCGAGCAATGGAACAAAGTTGAGAATAATCACGACTTCATATATGGGAGCAACTGATCAAAAGGCTGTAGACTTTCTTGCGGATCTTCCCAATACGGAAGTGCGTCTGAGTTATAATACCGAAAGGGAACGCCTGCATGCAAAAGCTTATCTGTTTTTGCGAAACACCGGTTTTAATACCGGGTATATCGGTTCTTCAAATCTCTCCCGATCTGCTTTAACAAACGGACTCGAGTGGAATCTTAAGGTTACAACCGGGGAAATTCCACATATTATAGAAAAGTTCAAATCAACCTTTGAAACCTACTGGGTTTCTTCTGATTTTGAACAATACAATAATCAAGATAATTCACATCGCTCGAGGTTGAAAAAGGCGCTTCAATTCGAGCGCGGTGGTGAATCCTTAGACCCGGACGACCCGGTCTTTTTTACCATTGAACCTCACTCATACCAGAAGGATATTCTTGAACAACTGCATGTAGAGCGGACTGTACATAAGCGTTACCGTAACCTTGTGGTGGCTGCAACAGGGACAGGAAAAACGGTTATATCTGCCTTTGATTTTCGATCGTATTACAGGAAGAATCCTTCGGCTCGCCTGCTTTATGTCGCGCATCGCGAAGAAATCCTTCGCCAGGCACGTGCGACATTCAGAGCAGTTCTGGGTCTGCACTCTTTCGGTGAACTATGGGTCGGGAGTCATGAGCCGGATAACTTCAGACAGCTTTTTGTCTCAGTTCAGACTCTAAACAACAGGATTGAAACCCTAAACTTTGATTCCGATTATTATGACTTCATTATCATTGACGAAGTTCATCATATTGCAGCAGAAAGCTATCGGCCCATATTATATCAGTTCCAGCCGGGAGTTTTACTGGGATTAACAGCCACCCCGGAACGCCATGACGGCACGGATATTCTGGAAGATTTCTGTGGAGTTATTGCCGCAGAACTCCGGCTTCCGGAGGCAATCAACCTTCGATATCTTTGCCCTTTTCAATACTTCGGAATCGACGATCCTGTTGATCTGTCAAATGTACAGTGGGTCAGAGGAAGATACTTACCATCAGAGTTGACCAATATTTACATGGCCAATGATCAGCGGGTCGACCATATTCTTCGTTCCATGAAAGATATTCTGGTTAATCTGAAGGCAATTAAGGCGCTGGCATTTTGCGTTTCCCAGGAGCATGCGCAATTCATGGCGGAAAAATTCGTTCTCAATGGAATCAAGGCGGCTGTTTTAACGAGCAGGAATTCACCCGATCGTACCAGGCTTCGCGATCAGCTGGTTCAGGGCAAAATAAATATTCTCTGTGTGGTGGATATATTCAATGAGGGTGTGGACATTCCGGAAATCGATACGGTACTTTTTCTTCGCCCAACGGAAAGTCTTACAATCTTCCTTCAACAGTTGGGCCGGGGGCTTCGCCTGGTTAATGACAAGGAATGTTTAACGGTTCTCGATTTTGTCGGAAATGCCCACGCTGAGTATGACTTTTCCAGAAAATTTCGAGCCCTGGTCGGAAAATCCCATATTTCAATCATCGATGAAGTGGAAGAAGGTTTTCCGCATCTGCCCCTGGGGTGCTCAATCGTTCTACAGAAGCAGGCGAAAGAAATAATACTTCAAAATATCAAAAACGCAATTGTGAATCAGCGTAAAATTATTTCATGGATTCGAAGCTACCCGCTGCATACATCACAGAATCTGACCATCACCAATTTCTTGCGGCTCTTTCCGCAGGTATCAATCGAGGATATCTATAAAAATAAAATTGATGGTGGAGGCGGATGGTCACGCCTCTGCGTCAAGGCCGGATTTACCGAGGATACTCTCAATAAAAAGCTCGAACGGGCGATCTTCCGAGGTATATCAAACCGGCTTCTTCAATGCACTTCACAGTCATATCTATCCTTTGTCAGGAAATTAATCATAAACGGTTCCTGGGATACAACAAATCCCATTGAAAACCAGATGGCTCTGATGGCCCACTATGATTTCTGGCAGAAGCCGGGGAGTGAACTCGGGTTTTCATCTTTACAGGAATCCCTGGGCGCTCTGTTGCAGGATTCCCGCCTGAAGATAGAATGTTTTGATGTAATCAATCATCTTCTCGAGCGCCTGAAAACGGATGAAAAACCTATGATCATTGGATTTCCAACGGCCCTGCATCTCCATTCCCGTTATACCCGGGATGAGATTCTATCGGCCTTTGGAATACACCGGTTTGGGAAGAAAAGCAGCAGCCGTGAAGGCGCAGTAGAAATAAAAACTTTGAATTGCGAACTTCTCTTTGTAACCCTTAAGAAAACGGTAAAAAATTTTTCACCCACCACGCTCTACCACGACTACGCAATCAGTGAAGATCTTTTTCACTGGCAGTCACATAATGCTGCCCGGCCTGACAAAGGGAGAGGATTATCCTATGTTCAGCACCGTATACGTGGGAAAAAAATCATCCTTTTTGTGCGGGAGCAGATTCTGGATGAATACGGCCGGGCTATGGGTTTTATAAATCTTGGACCTGTTAATCTGGAATCCTGTCATGACAGCCGGCCGATGAACATAATCTGGCGTCTGGAAGAACCTCTTCCGCCATATCTCTGGAATGACGCGGCAAAAATGGCGGTGGGATAAGCAACCTGCGTAACGCCACCAGAAATGATTCCCGGTAGAATCTGCTCATCCTATTCTGGTATATGAAATTGAAGAAGATCTGATAAGGATCATTGCCTGCAGTTTTCATTATTAGGTCTGGAACGCCTCTTCCCCCACCCGCAGCTCGAAGATATCCACGTCAATGTAGCGGCCGAACTTGCAGCCCACCTCCCGCAGGGTTCCCACGTGGCGAAAGCCGAAACGCCGGTGAAGGGCAAGGCTCGCGGCGTTGCCTTCGGCTATGCGGGAGATCAGCATATGCAGTCCCTCCCGGCGGGCGATCTCAATAAGCTGCTCCAGCAGACGGCCTCCCAGGCCCCGCTTCTGATGCGCCGGGTCCACATAGATGGAGACCTCCGCCGTGCTGTCGTAGGCTTTTTTTTCCGACCAGCGGGAAAGAGACCCCCAGGCGGCGACATCCCCGGATTCCTCATGAAGGACTGCAAAAACCGGGTGGGAGCCGTCATGGGCTGCCAGCCAGGCGCGGCGCTCTTCCAGGCTTTTTGGTTCGGTGTCGAAGGTGGCGGTGCTTGTCTCCACGGCCTGGTTGTAGATGCGCCGGATTCCCTCCAGGTCGCCCTCTTCAGCGGCGGCGCAGCGGTATCCTGCGGGAAGGCTGATTTCAGATCCCATAGATCAGCCGCAGCTCCTCTGCCATTATCTCGATGCCCCGGCGCACGTCTTCACTGTTCTGGGCGTAGCTTACCCGCAGGCACTGGTCCCGGTGGGGCCAGGGGTCGTCGTTACCGAAAAAGAAGTAGGAGCCGGGAATAACCAGGACGTTTCGTTTTTTCAGGCGCCGGTAGAGTTCGATGCTGCTGACGGGCAGATCCTTGAACCAGAGCCAGAGAAAGATGGACCCTTCGCTCACGTGGATCGAATAGGGAAGCCCGGCAAAGGCTTCGTCCATTAGCTTCATGGTTTCCCGGGATTTTTTCAGGTAGAAGGGCCGCACCACCTCGCTGCTCAGGCGCAGCAGCTCGCCGTTTTCCAGGAGCGGGGCGGTTATCACCTGGCCGATGCTGGAATTGGCCAGGCTCAAAATGGCGTTTACCCCCGACAGGGCCTCGATAATCTCCGCGGAAGCCACGATAATACCGGTGCGGGATGCGGGGAGTCCGATCTTCGAGAGGCTCATGCTTAAGATTATATGCTCGTCCCAGATCAGGTTGGCGTCGGTAAAGATGATATTCGGAAAAGGCGCTCCATAGGCATTGTCCACGATCAGGGGAATCCCCTTCTCCGCGGTCCGCTCAGAAAGCACCGCAAGCTCCTGGTCGGTTATTACGTTTCCCGTGGGATTCGTGGGCCGGGAGACGCAGACCGCCCCGATATCCGGACCGATCTCCAGGTTGTCCAGGTCGGGATGGTATTTGAACCTGTTGCCCGGCAGCTCCTCTATGCGGGGCTTCCGGGCGGTAAAGATGCCCTCCTCAATGGCCTGGTCGGCGTAGCCGATGTACTCAGGCAACAGCGGGAAGAGGATCTTCCTCATCTTCCCGGATTCATCGGTTCCGCCGAACATGTTCAGAAGGCAGAAGAAGGCGCTCTGGCTGCCGTTGGTAATGGCGATGTTTTCAGGGCCGATTTTCCAGCCGTACTCCCGGTTCAGCATCCCCGAAAGGGCCTTGAGAAAGCTCTCCTTTCCCTGGGGAGTGTCGTAATTGGCGACCATGCGCTCGTATTCGCTGCCGTTGGACAGGATATGCTCCATGCGTTCCCGCCAGAGGGCGTTGACCTCAGGAATGTGGGCCGGATTCCCGCCCCCCAGCATATAGACCTTCTCGTCGGTCTGCAGGGCTTCGCCCATGTCCTTCATCAATCCCGAAATACCGGATGGAGAGGTAAATTTTGTTCCGAACCTGGATAAAGGGTACTTCATGGCCGTTATCTCCCTTTCTTCATCTGCATGTCGAGGTGTTGCGGCATCCTATCACAATTCCCGCCTTTTGAGTACCGCGGAAGCCCCGGTCAAAACGCTTGACCGTCTTCCCCGGGACGGGTATTTTGCCTGTATGTACAGAGTTTACCCCTTCTCGGCCCTGGTCGGTCAGGAAGACCTTAAAACAGCCCTGCTTCTCTGCGCCGTCGACCCCGGTATCGGGGGGCTCCTTATCCAGGGAGACAAGGGAACAGCCAAGACAACCGCAGTCAGGGGCCTTGCGGCCCTGCTGGAAGAATATAGACCCCTGCCCAGGGAGGAGAGCCTGGTACTGGAGGGCGACATGCCCGGCAGTGTTCCCCTCCGGGGATCCATTCTGACGGAGCTTCCCTTGAACGCCACGGAAGACCGTATAACCGGCTCGATTCACCTGGAGAGTATCCTGAAAGAGGGCACCCGCCGCTTCGAACCGGGTCTTCTGGCCCAGGCCCACGGGGGAATCCTCTACGTTGACGAAGTCAATCTGCTGGAAAGCCATCTTGTGGATATCCTGCTGGATGCAGCTGCCACCGGTATCAACCGGGTGGAACGGGAGGGGATCTCCATAAGCCACCCCTCGCAGTTCATCCTGGTGGGTACCATGAACCCCGAAGAGGGGGACCTGCGACCCCAGTTTCTGGACCGCTTCGGGTTCACCATCTTCATAAGCGGCCTCCATGATCTGGAGGAACGTAAGGAGATCGTCAGCCGACGTCTGGATTTTGACGCCGATCCCGAGGGCTTTTGCGACCGCTGGCTGGAAGACGATGCCCTGACGGCAGAGATGCTCAGGAAAGCCCGCGAGAACCTTACGGACATAGAAGTACCCGAATCCTCCCGTCACCTTATCGCGGAGCTCTGCAGCCGTGCCGGGGTCATGGGACACCGGGCGGACATTACCCTTACCAGGGGAGCCCGCGCCCTGGCGGCCCTGGTGGAGGCTCCCGCAGTTACCGGAAACCACGTAAAAGCCATGGCCCGCTTTGTACTCCCCCACCGGATTCCCCACTCCGGCGTTGAGGGCTTCAAGGACCTGGCGGACAGGACCGAGCAGCTTATCGGCGGTGCAGGCGGCGGGGGAAGCGCGCAGGTCGAGACCGGCAGCTTTGTCCCCGGAGACGACGGTTCCCTGGATGATCCCTACGACAATACCGAGATCCCCGGAGGTGCCGCCGCGGGGAGCCTTGTTTTCGATCACTTTAAAAAAAAACGGCGGACGAGCCCCGGGATACCTCAGGGCTCACCGAAATAAGCCTTCCTGAAAACCTGGAGGTCTTTCACGGTCGCTTTGCCGCCAAGGGACAGCGCATGGAAGAGAGCCCCCGTGGCCGGGGGCGCCAGGTACGGAGCCGGAAGGCCCGGGACCTGAAAGGGGGCATCGCCCTGCGGGATACCATCTACCGGGCGGCCCTGGAGGGGATCAGCGACGCGGCGGGAAAGCTGCATATCGGCCCTGAGTCCCTGCGCGAGGCGGTGCGGGTCGAGCCTTCGGGATTCACGGTCATCTTTACGGTGGATGCCTCGGACTCCATGGGTTCGGTTGAGCGCCTGGCCGCGGCCAAAGGAGCCGCCCTCTACCTCTTGAGCCAGGCCTATGTACGGCGCCTCAAGGTCGGCATGGTTGTCTTTCGGGGAGAATCGGCCTATACGGTCCTGGAACCCACCTCCAGCCTCTCCCTGGTTCGCCGGCAGCTGGCAGCTCTTTCCATCGGCGAAGCCACCCCCCTGGCGGCGGGACTGGTAAAAAGCCGGGAGCTTGCGCTGCAGGTTCTGGACCGGGACGGTTCCGGCACGGCCCTTATCGCGGTCCTTACCGACGGGGAGGCCAACGTACCCCTCACCCGGGGCCGGATGACCCACGAGGAGCTCTACGAAATGGCGCCGTCCCTTGTTCATCCCCGCATCCGGTACCTCTTTCTCGACACATCCCCGGGAGAACCGGGGGCCCTTATCCGCCGCCTTGCAGCTCAGACGGGGGGACGATACCTGCACCTGAACACCGGAGAGAGCGGCGATCTGATCAAGGCCCTCAAAGGGCAGAAAGGCTGAAAGTTTTCCCGGGAAAGCAGTGGCCGCCTTGTACCATCCGGCCCCGCCATGACAGAATGGGAGCATGGACCAGGAACTGCTGCGACAATGGATACTCGAACACGGAGAGGAGCGCTTCGCCCGCTCCGGCGGACCCGGGGGCCAGAACGTCAACAAGCTCAACACCAAGGTGCAGCTTAGAATTCCCCTCGATCAGCTTCCCGGACTGACGGAGGCGGAGATCTCCCGCCTCAGGGAGAGACTGCAGGGGCGAATCGACTCATCCGGGGAGCTCCTGGTACAGGCCCAGGAGAGTCGAAGCCAGATCCGGAACCGGGAGACCGCGGTGGAGCGGGCTCTTTCCCTGATCAGCGGAGCGCTGGTGGTCCGCAAGTCCCGGAAAGCCACCCGTCCCAGCTTTTCCGCCAGGGCCAGGCGGGTGGATAACAAAAAGGCCCGGGGTGCGATAAAGCGACACCGCCGCCCCCCGAAGATGGACGAATAGGGCAGCGCTAAAAACGTGGCATTTTTGTCCTGGGAAATCCCGACAACGCTGCATAGGGCAAAAAGAGTAGTTTTTAGAGGTGCCCAATAATTAATACGAATTTACCGGTATGACCCTTTAACAAGTTCTCGTCTTTTTGTATGATTTGAGTTAACGAACGTTCGGTTACTTGTTTTGATCAACTTTCTGACAACAGACAGATCAGAAAAGAAAAAGTGCAGCGATTAGAATGGAAAAAACAAAAATCCTGTCCGGCGCCTTTACCGTATGGCAGAAAAGCATGTTTACCCGCACCAGTCTCACACCTCTGGCGAGGGAACTGGGGGTAAGCAAAGCGGCCATCTACCGGTATTTTCCCGGAAAAGACAGCATAATCGACACCATGGAAGAGTATTTCGCCGGGAAATACCGCGAGAATACTCCCCGGATGCTTGAGGTCCTGGAAGCAAAATGCCTGAAAGAGGGCATTGAGGGCTATACCCGGGAGCTGATTGCCTTTCTTTCGGGAAATCCGGGCTTTATCCGCTTCTTTATTTCGCGCCTCTATCACCAGTACCGTCGGGAAACCCTGCCGTTCTGGCCGATTATCGAAAAGGAGGCCCTGCTTCTGCAGGAGCGATTTATCGCGACGGGATTTGAAAAAGAGGAAAGCGCCCTGTGCGTCCGGTACTTCTACACCCACGTTCTAAGCTGGGCCCATCTGCTCACCGGAAACGGCCTGAACGAGACCGAGGTCTACGGTTACGTATCGGTAATCGCAACCTCCTTTTTTGAAGGATTCGCTCCCCCCGGTCTTCCGGAGGTCCCCTATAAAACAGTGGAAAAGGAGATCCGGGTTCTCCCCGAGGCCTTCCCGGAGGAGAACAGGATAATAAACTCCCTCCTGGCGGTGGTGGCAAAAGAAGGAATCGAAGGGGCAAGCATCAGCAGGATAGCCGAGGAGGCGGGATACTCAAAAAGCACCCTCTATTCCTACTTCAAGAACAAGAACTCCATGATCCTCAGCATTCTCAAAAACCACGCCGAGGCTGTTGACCGCCTGTACACGCGCTTCTGCAGCGGGGAATATCCGGTAAACGAGACCATCTACCGTCTGATTCTGCTCATCTCACGATATCTTTGCCAGACCCCATCCTTTCTGGTTACCTTGAACTGGCTGCGTTTCCAGAGCCCCCGGTCCGGAAATAATAGTAAAGGGGGAATGGAGAGTCTGCAGGACCGGCTTCCCCGCTTTGTACAGGTCATGAAAAACAGGGAGTGCCGCAGTTTCGGCCTTGCACCGGAAAGACTGATGGGGATTCTATGGTTTCAGCTGATCCGGGAGATCATGGACCTCTATGGAAATTCAGCCCCCGGATCCACACCGCAGGAGAAAACAGTACCCCTGCGCACACTCCAGATACTGTTCTGCGAAGGTCTGGAAGGAATAGAAAGGAGACATCAATGAAAAAGCCCTGCATCCTGGCGGCGTTTACCCTGTTACTTCTGTTTTCAGCACAACTCAGCGCCCAGCTTATGCCGGAAAACCGTAAAGACCTTGACTCCATGATCGGCGAGGAGCTTATGCTCCCGGAAGCCCGGGACTACACCCTAACCGTGGACCAGGCGGTGGAGCTTGCAATGGAGAACAACCTGGGACTCATCAGAGAAAAGGCGGGATTAAAAACCACCAGACGCAGCCGCGACACCGCCTGGAACGTTCTGATACCATCGGCGGACGTATCTTCGACCCTGCGGCGCTTCAGCGAAGCATCGGGCATACCCCCGGCGGAAACCTACGGGAGCCTGGGCGCC
This genomic window from Marispirochaeta aestuarii contains:
- a CDS encoding FeoA family protein; the protein is MESGINHPDHQLISLADVPPGAEVRIRSLRGGRGMRQRLLDLGVVPGEKIRVIRGGRGMPHVLMVKTSKIMLGHGIVRHILVSLSSSEDPPEEQN
- a CDS encoding sensor histidine kinase codes for the protein MSTFRPQHTVDLTERKTESTINLQRRRLLSLDSQLIEPVTRFIREGLVILNTELQILFANPSFIALAQASGEEELIGKRIGEAINCINATLSSEGCGTSSECSACMVLSSLVNLGEQRQDTSATVFRKAKEALHLKVSSIRIHIQEEDYVISVLRPVNQEERKISLERIFYHDILNSAGVLKGLIELLHENYRQLPGSAETGGNSEMEELWNATILSSARIVEEIQAQRDFSKAERNELALNISAIHTASFFRELRNWFTAYELSEEGQIRQAEGFEELAFSSDPVILRRVFINLIKNALEAAPRGSVVVIDARGNPGGVTISVQNQGVMPREVQRSLFRQTFSTKGSGRGFGSYSVKLLTEQYLQGSVSFLSDDEHQTIFKVRLPWKINL
- a CDS encoding DUF401 family protein, whose amino-acid sequence is MENQFVVSLLAVPALWKIGLSLALILVVQKFSRSLLAGVIAGSALLAFWAGHSPQSALDIMLESTFTFDGMMLLAVIVLVILLSSQMANSGMMAELVAAVQKRLNRRASVALLPALIGLLPMPGGALFSAPLIDDCDRDKALPPMEKTRANYWFRHIWEFWWPLYPGVLLTIELSGLKIWQLMVVMFPLTLISVLSGYLFILRRIPKDHAIHVSEEGHHAAGQILPLLSPVLIVIATYLGFMLLLPGTEVFSKYLPMVCGLSLAVLFVQVRRPLDRKTWKTMILSRRIISMVAIVAVIRIYGAYIESPLPDGSSLIVLLRSELAAQGIPAGLLIILLPFIAALTTGLTIGFVGASFPVVLSLLGPEPTALQIMQILPFAYGVGFMGMMLSPVHVCLLVTNKHFNTGLTSSIRALIAPVAFTALGIILVGGLWMMV
- a CDS encoding DUF3427 domain-containing protein, producing MFETQNPLAKDLKAYVSRITPQTGLVQSELFTGSNAGLSLESELKREILSSNEICWLVSFIKWTGIRIFSDVLKEAASNGTKLRIITTSYMGATDQKAVDFLADLPNTEVRLSYNTERERLHAKAYLFLRNTGFNTGYIGSSNLSRSALTNGLEWNLKVTTGEIPHIIEKFKSTFETYWVSSDFEQYNNQDNSHRSRLKKALQFERGGESLDPDDPVFFTIEPHSYQKDILEQLHVERTVHKRYRNLVVAATGTGKTVISAFDFRSYYRKNPSARLLYVAHREEILRQARATFRAVLGLHSFGELWVGSHEPDNFRQLFVSVQTLNNRIETLNFDSDYYDFIIIDEVHHIAAESYRPILYQFQPGVLLGLTATPERHDGTDILEDFCGVIAAELRLPEAINLRYLCPFQYFGIDDPVDLSNVQWVRGRYLPSELTNIYMANDQRVDHILRSMKDILVNLKAIKALAFCVSQEHAQFMAEKFVLNGIKAAVLTSRNSPDRTRLRDQLVQGKINILCVVDIFNEGVDIPEIDTVLFLRPTESLTIFLQQLGRGLRLVNDKECLTVLDFVGNAHAEYDFSRKFRALVGKSHISIIDEVEEGFPHLPLGCSIVLQKQAKEIILQNIKNAIVNQRKIISWIRSYPLHTSQNLTITNFLRLFPQVSIEDIYKNKIDGGGGWSRLCVKAGFTEDTLNKKLERAIFRGISNRLLQCTSQSYLSFVRKLIINGSWDTTNPIENQMALMAHYDFWQKPGSELGFSSLQESLGALLQDSRLKIECFDVINHLLERLKTDEKPMIIGFPTALHLHSRYTRDEILSAFGIHRFGKKSSSREGAVEIKTLNCELLFVTLKKTVKNFSPTTLYHDYAISEDLFHWQSHNAARPDKGRGLSYVQHRIRGKKIILFVREQILDEYGRAMGFINLGPVNLESCHDSRPMNIIWRLEEPLPPYLWNDAAKMAVG
- a CDS encoding GNAT family N-acetyltransferase codes for the protein MGSEISLPAGYRCAAAEEGDLEGIRRIYNQAVETSTATFDTEPKSLEERRAWLAAHDGSHPVFAVLHEESGDVAAWGSLSRWSEKKAYDSTAEVSIYVDPAHQKRGLGGRLLEQLIEIARREGLHMLISRIAEGNAASLALHRRFGFRHVGTLREVGCKFGRYIDVDIFELRVGEEAFQT
- a CDS encoding valine--pyruvate transaminase, which gives rise to MKYPLSRFGTKFTSPSGISGLMKDMGEALQTDEKVYMLGGGNPAHIPEVNALWRERMEHILSNGSEYERMVANYDTPQGKESFLKALSGMLNREYGWKIGPENIAITNGSQSAFFCLLNMFGGTDESGKMRKILFPLLPEYIGYADQAIEEGIFTARKPRIEELPGNRFKYHPDLDNLEIGPDIGAVCVSRPTNPTGNVITDQELAVLSERTAEKGIPLIVDNAYGAPFPNIIFTDANLIWDEHIILSMSLSKIGLPASRTGIIVASAEIIEALSGVNAILSLANSSIGQVITAPLLENGELLRLSSEVVRPFYLKKSRETMKLMDEAFAGLPYSIHVSEGSIFLWLWFKDLPVSSIELYRRLKKRNVLVIPGSYFFFGNDDPWPHRDQCLRVSYAQNSEDVRRGIEIMAEELRLIYGI